A region from the Desulfomarina profundi genome encodes:
- the fliR gene encoding flagellar biosynthetic protein FliR, producing the protein MDIQLIPVEQFQVFLIVTARVAGFIGAIPVLFSAQTPMRIRTALIFAISLTLFPLMSGAIKVVNFSPLPFLLLVIGELLLGILLGLIARLIFTAVEFGATVIGYQMGFAAANVFDPQSKKQVALISQFQNVFAILIFLAINGHHLFLRLAVKSYELLPPGQFNVSGKAIPFLMEQGSHMFYLGVQFSAPVLAVLLLSGLILGVLARVFPQLNVFLLSFPINIGTAFVVIALTLNIVAVTIRQEFDTLPEKFLTLLSYLRF; encoded by the coding sequence ATGGACATCCAGCTTATCCCGGTAGAGCAGTTTCAGGTCTTTCTGATCGTAACGGCCAGAGTTGCAGGGTTTATTGGTGCCATTCCGGTACTCTTTTCAGCCCAGACTCCCATGCGTATTAGAACCGCACTTATTTTTGCCATTTCCCTGACACTTTTTCCCTTGATGTCCGGCGCCATAAAAGTTGTAAACTTTTCTCCCCTGCCCTTTCTTCTCCTTGTCATCGGAGAATTGCTCCTCGGTATCCTTCTGGGATTGATAGCCAGGCTCATTTTCACTGCAGTGGAGTTCGGCGCAACAGTCATTGGTTACCAGATGGGTTTTGCAGCAGCCAATGTCTTTGATCCACAGAGTAAAAAACAGGTGGCGCTCATTTCCCAATTTCAGAATGTGTTTGCCATCCTTATTTTTCTTGCCATCAATGGACACCACCTTTTTCTCAGACTGGCAGTTAAATCCTATGAACTCCTGCCCCCTGGCCAATTCAATGTTTCCGGAAAAGCCATACCATTTCTCATGGAACAGGGTTCTCATATGTTTTACCTCGGGGTGCAGTTCAGCGCCCCGGTACTTGCCGTACTTCTTCTCTCCGGCCTTATTCTTGGTGTACTCGCCCGTGTTTTTCCTCAATTGAATGTCTTTCTGCTCTCATTTCCCATCAACATCGGCACCGCTTTTGTTGTCATAGCTTTGACACTTAACATCGTCGCTGTCACAATAAGACAAGAATTTGACACTTTGCCGGAAAAATTTCTCACTCTTCTCAGTTACCTTCGTTTTTAA
- the fliQ gene encoding flagellar biosynthesis protein FliQ: MTPELAIEIARRAVQTILMAAAPMLIVGMVIGLLVSIFQAATQINEQTLTFVPKIVAVFVTFLLFGPWMIKLLLLFTRGLFDIMTTL; encoded by the coding sequence ATGACCCCTGAACTCGCCATTGAAATCGCAAGGAGGGCTGTTCAGACAATATTGATGGCAGCAGCACCCATGTTGATTGTCGGTATGGTCATTGGCCTTCTTGTCTCTATCTTCCAGGCCGCAACCCAGATTAATGAACAGACTCTGACCTTTGTTCCCAAGATTGTAGCCGTTTTTGTAACCTTTCTCCTGTTCGGACCCTGGATGATAAAACTGCTCCTGCTCTTCACCAGGGGGCTTTTTGATATCATGACCACACTTTAA